In Salinarimonas sp., a genomic segment contains:
- a CDS encoding enoyl-CoA hydratase, whose translation MTVSETDEILHSVEGGVARIVFNRAQARNALTFAMYERLCALCESCEADPEVRVVVIAGAGGKAFAAGTDIAAFRDVRTAEDALAYEARIERVVGRLEGLSKPTIAMIAGACTGGGAAIAAACDLRVAEAGAKIGFPIARTLGNCLSVKNLARLASLVGAQTVKEMIFTARLLSAEEALAKGFLTEVAPDAAALEARVAALAETIAGHAPLTLSATKRGLAMLSADMPSGAGDDLVVACYTSADFREGMEAFLAKRPPRWQGR comes from the coding sequence ATGACCGTGAGCGAGACCGACGAGATCCTGCATTCCGTCGAGGGCGGCGTCGCCCGGATCGTGTTCAACCGGGCGCAGGCCCGCAACGCGCTCACCTTCGCCATGTACGAGCGGCTCTGCGCATTGTGCGAGAGCTGCGAGGCGGATCCGGAGGTCAGGGTCGTCGTCATCGCAGGCGCCGGCGGAAAAGCCTTCGCGGCCGGCACCGACATCGCCGCCTTCCGCGACGTGCGCACGGCGGAGGACGCGCTCGCCTACGAGGCGCGGATCGAGCGGGTCGTCGGGCGGCTGGAGGGACTCTCCAAGCCGACAATCGCCATGATCGCCGGCGCCTGCACGGGAGGCGGCGCGGCGATCGCGGCCGCGTGCGACCTGCGCGTCGCCGAAGCCGGCGCGAAGATCGGCTTTCCGATCGCGCGGACGCTGGGCAATTGCCTGTCGGTGAAGAATCTCGCCCGGCTGGCCTCGCTCGTCGGCGCGCAGACGGTGAAGGAGATGATCTTCACCGCCCGCCTGCTCTCCGCCGAGGAGGCGCTGGCGAAGGGCTTCCTCACCGAGGTCGCGCCGGACGCCGCCGCGCTCGAGGCGCGCGTCGCCGCGCTCGCCGAGACGATCGCCGGCCACGCGCCGCTGACGCTCTCCGCGACCAAGCGCGGCCTCGCGATGCTCTCGGCCGACATGCCCTCGGGGGCCGGGGACGATCTCGTCGTCGCCTGCTACACGAGCGCGGATTTCCGCGAAGGCATGGAGGCCTTCCTGGCCAAGCGTCCGCCGCGCTGGCAGGGACGCTGA
- a CDS encoding zinc metallopeptidase — protein sequence MALVLGLLAVLFLAAIFLPQWWVRTVMRRHAVERDDFPGTGGELARHLLDLARLGHVRVELAQPGGDHYDPVEKVVRLSPDNHDGRSITAVAVAAHEASHAMQDADGDTLLATRVKLAGSIRAVEVSAAIVLALTPLVAVLVKSPVLVVLQIGVVVALLGSRVLVHVLTLPVELDASFKRALPILEKGGFLAEADLPKAKSVLRVAAMTYVASALVSLLDIARLLRVLRF from the coding sequence ATGGCACTCGTCCTCGGCCTTCTCGCCGTCCTCTTCCTGGCTGCGATCTTCCTGCCGCAATGGTGGGTGCGCACCGTCATGCGCCGCCATGCCGTCGAGCGCGACGACTTTCCCGGCACCGGCGGCGAGCTCGCGCGCCACCTTCTCGATCTCGCCCGGCTCGGCCACGTGCGCGTCGAGCTGGCGCAGCCGGGCGGCGACCATTACGACCCCGTCGAGAAGGTCGTGCGCCTCTCGCCGGACAATCACGACGGCCGCTCCATCACGGCGGTCGCGGTCGCCGCGCACGAGGCCTCTCACGCCATGCAGGACGCCGACGGCGACACGCTGCTCGCAACCCGCGTCAAGCTCGCCGGCTCGATCCGCGCCGTCGAGGTCTCCGCGGCGATCGTGCTCGCCTTGACGCCCCTCGTCGCTGTGCTGGTGAAGTCGCCGGTCCTCGTCGTGCTCCAGATCGGCGTCGTCGTGGCGCTCCTCGGCTCGCGGGTGCTGGTGCACGTGCTGACGCTTCCCGTCGAGCTCGACGCGAGCTTCAAGCGCGCGCTGCCGATCCTGGAGAAGGGCGGGTTCCTCGCGGAGGCGGACCTGCCGAAGGCCAAGAGCGTGCTGCGCGTCGCCGCCATGACCTACGTCGCCTCGGCGCTGGTCTCGCTCCTCGACATCGCCCGGCTCCTGCGCGTGCTGCGCTTCTGA
- a CDS encoding DUF4864 domain-containing protein: MRALLAGLACLLAAALLQPAPAQADEGAIRSVIESQIDAFRADDGARAYSYASPGIQRIFPSAEMFMGMVRQGYRPVYRPRDYSFGTLRETPGGPVQEVTVVDEAGVTWTALYSLEQQPDGTWRISGCQLVRRPGLSA, translated from the coding sequence ATGCGCGCCCTTCTCGCCGGACTGGCCTGCCTTCTCGCCGCCGCCCTCCTGCAGCCTGCGCCCGCGCAGGCGGACGAGGGAGCGATCCGCTCCGTCATCGAGAGCCAGATCGACGCCTTCCGCGCCGACGACGGCGCGCGGGCCTATTCCTACGCCTCGCCCGGCATCCAGCGGATCTTCCCCAGCGCCGAGATGTTCATGGGCATGGTCCGCCAGGGCTACCGCCCGGTCTACCGGCCGCGCGACTACAGCTTCGGGACCCTTCGCGAGACGCCGGGCGGGCCGGTGCAGGAGGTGACCGTCGTCGACGAGGCGGGCGTCACCTGGACGGCGCTCTATTCGCTCGAGCAGCAGCCGGACGGCACGTGGCGCATCTCCGGCTGCCAGCTCGTGCGCCGCCCCGGCCTCAGCGCCTGA
- a CDS encoding CAP domain-containing protein, translating into MKPLLAAALALLVSACALIPQARGPVTIETGHAAAMARMVSDYRGARGLSAVRVDPSLMAAAEEQARRIAARDDVNHGNFAGRIHRNGVDAYTAFENLAAGDPTPRAALATWQASPAHQRSLVKPEATRIGYVRALAPETRHRYFDVLVLASD; encoded by the coding sequence ATGAAGCCCCTTCTCGCCGCCGCTCTCGCGCTTCTCGTCTCCGCCTGCGCCCTGATCCCGCAGGCGCGCGGGCCCGTCACGATCGAGACCGGGCACGCCGCCGCCATGGCGCGGATGGTCTCGGACTATCGAGGCGCGCGGGGGCTGTCCGCGGTGCGCGTCGATCCGAGCCTGATGGCGGCCGCGGAGGAGCAGGCGCGGCGCATCGCGGCGCGCGACGACGTGAACCACGGCAATTTCGCGGGCCGCATTCACCGCAACGGCGTCGACGCCTACACCGCCTTCGAGAACCTCGCCGCCGGCGACCCGACCCCGCGCGCCGCACTCGCCACCTGGCAGGCCTCGCCCGCGCACCAGCGCTCGCTGGTCAAACCCGAGGCGACGCGGATCGGATACGTGCGCGCGCTGGCGCCGGAGACCCGCCACCGCTATTTCGACGTCCTGGTCCTGGCCTCCGATTGA
- a CDS encoding TIGR03862 family flavoprotein: protein MPSPAHPRTVAIVGAGPAGLAAAERLAGEEGLAVILVERMPTPARKFLLAGRGGLNLTHSEPLDRFLPRYGGSADGLVADAIRAYGPGDLRAWAEGLGEPTFVGSSGRVFPKSFKASPLLRAWLARLAAQGVTLLTRARFTGFAEDGALLLETPEGEQRLATDATILALGGASWPRLGSDGAWTDLLAARGIPLASLAPMNAGVEIAWSDVFRERFAGAPLKRVAIGVDEPPDPGAITEAVATRHGLEGTGIYARSAAIGEALEARGAATLRLDLRPDLAAEALAAKIAASPKSRTTTERLRRAGLALVAIGLMRESGGGPLPPGADALAALAKDCPLPVAGLRPLDWAISSRGGVRAEGLDDRLMLRAMPGIFVAGEMLDWHAPTGGYLLQGCFATGRAAAEGALARLSAA from the coding sequence ATGCCTTCCCCCGCGCATCCCCGCACCGTCGCCATCGTCGGCGCCGGCCCCGCCGGCCTCGCCGCGGCGGAGCGGCTCGCGGGCGAGGAGGGGCTCGCGGTGATTCTGGTCGAGCGGATGCCGACCCCGGCGCGCAAGTTTTTGCTCGCCGGGCGTGGCGGGCTCAACCTCACCCATTCCGAGCCGCTCGATCGTTTCCTGCCGCGCTACGGCGGCAGCGCCGACGGCCTCGTCGCGGACGCGATCCGCGCCTACGGCCCCGGGGACCTGCGCGCCTGGGCGGAGGGGCTGGGCGAGCCGACCTTCGTCGGCTCGTCGGGCCGGGTCTTCCCGAAGAGCTTCAAGGCGAGCCCGCTCCTGCGCGCCTGGCTGGCGCGGCTCGCGGCGCAGGGCGTCACGCTCCTCACGCGAGCCCGCTTCACCGGCTTCGCCGAGGACGGCGCGCTCCTCCTCGAGACGCCGGAGGGCGAGCAGCGCCTCGCGACGGACGCCACCATCCTCGCGCTCGGCGGCGCCTCCTGGCCGCGGCTCGGCTCCGACGGCGCCTGGACCGATCTCCTCGCCGCCCGCGGGATTCCCCTCGCCTCGCTCGCCCCGATGAATGCCGGCGTCGAGATCGCCTGGAGCGACGTCTTTCGGGAGCGCTTCGCGGGCGCGCCCCTGAAGCGCGTCGCCATCGGCGTCGACGAGCCGCCCGATCCCGGCGCGATCACCGAGGCGGTCGCCACCCGCCACGGCCTCGAGGGCACGGGGATCTACGCCCGCTCGGCGGCGATCGGCGAGGCGCTGGAGGCGCGCGGCGCGGCGACGCTGCGCCTCGACCTGCGGCCGGACCTCGCGGCCGAGGCGCTCGCCGCGAAGATCGCCGCCTCCCCGAAGAGCCGCACCACGACCGAGCGCCTGCGCCGGGCCGGGCTCGCGCTGGTCGCGATCGGGCTCATGCGCGAGAGCGGCGGCGGGCCCCTCCCGCCTGGGGCGGACGCGCTCGCGGCGCTGGCCAAGGACTGCCCGCTGCCGGTCGCCGGCCTGCGCCCGCTGGACTGGGCGATCTCCAGCCGCGGCGGCGTGCGCGCCGAGGGGCTCGACGATCGGCTCATGCTGCGCGCCATGCCGGGAATCTTCGTCGCCGGGGAGATGCTCGACTGGCACGCGCCCACGGGCGGCTACCTGCTGCAGGGCTGCTTCGCCACCGGCCGGGCCGCGGCGGAGGGGGCGCTGGCCCGGCTTTCGGCCGCGTGA
- a CDS encoding VOC family protein: MTPHGQFYWNELMTRDPASAKRFYGETLGWTFDDMPMPDGTTYSVAKAGGKNAGGIFDATEQLGPEAPESWMVYIAVDDVDSAIEAARARGATILREPFDVPGVGRIAMLTDPHGAAMGWMTPEPAQE, translated from the coding sequence ATGACCCCTCACGGCCAATTCTACTGGAACGAGCTGATGACCCGCGATCCGGCATCGGCGAAACGCTTCTATGGCGAGACGCTGGGCTGGACCTTCGACGACATGCCGATGCCCGACGGCACCACCTATTCGGTCGCGAAGGCCGGCGGCAAGAACGCCGGCGGCATCTTCGACGCCACGGAGCAGCTCGGCCCCGAGGCGCCCGAGAGCTGGATGGTCTACATCGCCGTGGACGACGTGGATTCCGCGATCGAGGCGGCGCGGGCGCGCGGGGCGACCATCCTGCGCGAGCCCTTCGACGTTCCCGGCGTGGGGCGGATCGCGATGCTCACCGATCCGCATGGCGCGGCGATGGGCTGGATGACCCCCGAGCCGGCGCAGGAGTGA
- a CDS encoding Xaa-Pro peptidase family protein, translated as MNLHFPAAEYEARLAATIAAMEREGLSALLMFRQESMYWLTGYDTFGYVHFQCMVLTADGRLVLLTRSADRLQARFTSRVEDVRIWVDREGSEPERELAAILAELGLAGKTLGVEYEAYGLTAAKGKRLEAALADSWRLADASFLITRLRAVKSAAELAYVRRAAELGDAALAAAEARAGAGVFEGDILADMHGAIARGGGDDPANEFIIGSGPGALMCRYFSGRRTLSENDLLTLEFAGVYRHYHAALMRTFVIGTLDPRIEAMHRAAIDALLAAEDALRPGRPIGAAFDAHARVLDEAGLGHTRLNACGYSLGTTFAPNWMDWPMLYTGQSYEARPGNVFFAHMILFDAEAGLAMSLARTCVVTERGAEPLSSASLDLVRR; from the coding sequence CTGAACCTGCATTTTCCCGCCGCCGAGTACGAGGCGCGCCTCGCCGCCACGATCGCGGCCATGGAGCGCGAGGGGCTCTCGGCGCTGCTGATGTTCCGGCAGGAGAGCATGTACTGGCTCACGGGCTACGACACGTTCGGCTACGTGCACTTCCAGTGCATGGTGCTCACCGCCGACGGCCGGCTCGTGCTCCTCACCCGCTCCGCCGACCGGCTGCAGGCGCGCTTCACCTCGCGCGTCGAGGACGTGCGGATCTGGGTCGACCGCGAGGGGTCCGAGCCCGAGCGCGAGCTCGCCGCGATCCTCGCCGAGCTCGGGCTCGCGGGCAAGACGCTCGGCGTCGAGTACGAGGCCTACGGGCTCACCGCCGCCAAGGGCAAGCGGCTCGAGGCGGCGCTGGCCGATAGCTGGAGGCTGGCCGACGCGTCCTTCCTGATCACCCGCCTGCGGGCGGTGAAGAGCGCCGCCGAGCTCGCCTACGTGCGCCGCGCGGCGGAGCTCGGCGACGCGGCCCTCGCGGCGGCCGAGGCGCGGGCCGGGGCGGGCGTGTTCGAGGGCGACATCCTCGCCGACATGCACGGCGCCATCGCCCGGGGCGGCGGCGACGACCCGGCGAACGAGTTCATCATCGGCTCGGGGCCGGGCGCCCTGATGTGCCGCTACTTCAGCGGCCGGCGCACGCTCTCGGAGAACGACCTCCTCACGCTGGAATTCGCCGGCGTCTACCGGCACTACCACGCCGCCCTGATGCGCACCTTCGTGATCGGGACGCTCGATCCGCGCATCGAGGCGATGCATCGGGCCGCAATCGACGCGCTGCTCGCGGCGGAGGACGCGCTGCGCCCGGGCCGGCCCATCGGCGCGGCGTTCGACGCGCATGCCCGGGTCCTCGACGAGGCGGGGCTCGGCCATACCCGGCTCAACGCCTGCGGCTACTCGCTGGGGACCACCTTCGCGCCGAACTGGATGGACTGGCCGATGCTCTACACGGGCCAGAGCTACGAGGCGCGGCCGGGCAACGTGTTCTTCGCGCACATGATCCTGTTCGATGCCGAGGCCGGCCTCGCCATGTCGCTGGCGCGCACCTGCGTCGTCACCGAGAGGGGGGCGGAGCCCCTGTCGAGCGCCTCGCTCGACCTCGTCAGGCGCTGA